The Podospora pseudopauciseta strain CBS 411.78 chromosome 2 map unlocalized CBS411.78m_2, whole genome shotgun sequence genome has a window encoding:
- the ndk1 gene encoding nucleoside diphosphate kinase Ndk1 (COG:F; BUSCO:EOG09264YKY; EggNog:ENOG503P274), whose protein sequence is MPSTDTAVPRRQQQRDGGGGGWLARCRGVFGNESPAFYVLLMWVVVLTAVVFSDGFDPTSSRASSAVRAPAASEQNSFFPSSSSPPPPLLVNSPADSQEPAKMSTEQTFIAIKPDGVQRGLVGPIISRFENRGYKLVALKLVTPGEEHLQKHYEDLKDKPFFPGLIKYMSSGPIAAMVWEGRDAVKTGRVLLGATNPLASAPGTIRGDFAIDVGRNVCHGSDSVENAKKEIALWFKPEELNSYKAAAFDWVYEKA, encoded by the exons ATGCCGAGTACAGACACAGCTGTTCCGAgacgccagcagcagcgagatggcggcggcggtggttggCTGGCGAGGTGTCGGGGCGTGTTTGGGAACGAGTCTCCTGCATTCTATGTCCTCCTAATGTGGGTCGTTGTGTTAACGGCTGTGGTCTTTTCTGACGGCTTCGACCCCACCTCGTCCCGAGCCTCCTCAGCTGTTCGGGCTCCAGCGGCTTCTGAACAAAATTCcttttttccctcttcctcctctcctcctccaccacttcTTGTCAATTCTCCAGCAGACTCTCAAGAACCAGCCAAAATGTCCACCGAGCAGAC CTTCATTGCTATCAAGCCCGATGGCGTCCAG CGTGGCCTCGTTGGTCCCATCATCTCTCGCTTCGAGAACCGTGG CTACAAGCTCGTTGCCCTGAAGCTCGTCACCCCCGGCGAGGAGCACCTCCAGAAGCACTACGAGGACCTCAAGGACAAGCCCTTCTTCCCTGGTCTCATCAAGT ACATGTCCTCCGGCCCCATTGCCGCCATGGTCTGGGAGGGCCGTGACGCCGTCAAGACCGGCCGTGTCCTCCTCGGtgccaccaacccccttgcCTCCGCTCCTGGCACCATCCGCGGTGACTTCGCCATCGATGTCGGCCGCAACGTCTGCCACGGCTCCGACTCTGTCGAGaacgccaagaaggagattgccCTCTGGTTCAAGCCTGAGGAGCTCAACAGCTACAAGGCTGCTGCCTTTGACTGGGTCTACGAGAAGGCCTAA
- a CDS encoding uncharacterized protein (COG:S; EggNog:ENOG503P4CM), with product MRPPPLFQSLLRQPRRPIQLRGVARPRNSSTFSPPPPPQSSAKLSRAEKILSRLPRPLQKYTTSLRSAPTTHVVAFLILHEITAIVPLVGLVGVFHYGNWLPVGWLGESETVKEGVGIFERYARRKGWLEEGKGGSEGDEGEKGGIMEHWRENGRYKLVMEVGVAWALCKFLLPVRIGVSLWGTPWLARGIGRWGGVFKRGG from the coding sequence ATGCGCCCCCCACCACTTTTCCAATCCCTCCTCCGGCAGCCCCGCCGACCAATCCAACTCAGAGGAGTCGCACGACCTCGAAACAGCAGCACCTTttccccacctccaccaccgcagtCGTCAGCCAAACTCTCCCGCGCAGAAAAGATTCTGTCCAGACTGCCACGCCCCTTGCAAAAATACACCACCTCTTTGCGGTCCGCGCCCACTACGCACGTGGTCGCGTTTTTGATACTGCATGAGATTACTGCCATTGTGCCTTtggttgggctggttggggTGTTTCACTATGGGAACTGGCTGCCGGTGGGGTGGTTAGGGGAAAGTGAGACTGTtaaggagggggtggggattTTCGAGAGGTATGCtaggaggaaggggtggttagaggaggggaaggggggatcggagggggatgaaggggaaaagggggggataATGGAGCATTGGAGGGAGAATGGGAGGTATAagctggtgatggaggttggTGTGGCGTGGGCGCTTTGCAAGTTTTTGTTGCCGGTAAGGATTGGGGTTAGTTTGTGGGGGACGCCTTGGTTGGCCAGAGGGattgggaggtgggggggggttttcaagagggggggttga
- a CDS encoding uncharacterized protein (EggNog:ENOG503P5ET) has translation MTPFYHALIRTHHITSRKKVAHLRKAAREFEVYALLRSGGCPGIMYCKGSEQGVKSWVGTVQRLRYKDFHLASKPSLTLSPENQSQEPTGLFELSAINDFASAMESRGITTWWRKAMDFT, from the exons ATGACCCCGTTCTACCATGCCTTGATCCGAACTCACCACATCACCTCCCGCAAAAAGGTTGCCCACCTCCGCAAAGCAGCTCGTGAGTTCGAGGTTTATGCTCTCCTCCGAAGCGGTGGTTGCCCAGGCATCATGTACTGCAAGGGCAGCGAACAAGGTGTGAAGTCCTGGGTGGGAACTGTCCAG AGACTCCGCTACAAAGACTTCCACCTAGCCTCCAAACCATCCCTTACACTATCCCCCGAAAACCAATCCCAAGAACCCACCGGCCTCTTTGAACTCTCCGCAATCAACGACTTTGCCTCAGCTATGGAATCCCGCGGCATAACCACCTGGTGGAGAAAAGCAATGGACTTTACCTAA
- a CDS encoding uncharacterized protein (EggNog:ENOG503Q45T; COG:L), with translation MNDSAIGDSLQIGQPTCPITKGCILEGELAVYSGKEHRILNFHKIRKHIFRSGTFIGTAHHSQTHSWEHLMIVYYDLKEIITMIPSHSALVKQILIDCDRRTAKSDLRRAFAECITAKGEGLVLKSDGPYFDFDSMRRPYRCCAIKLKKEYIGNFGDIGAFAIVGARYDAAKARTTTFLTSSGHTSVWVAWKNREEVGRFGKKPKFVVTNVVELDTTQLATMVAYANPECVSVDDNCPIDLRTEPGIDEGRRPVFIFPTLPVVDLRCFSFDKEGNTGFWSPRFPVATKVHWDRTFHDTISFQQLQELAEEARNMTTPEGTQEILTWIANLQGIESSSQSTATNSQRSLVSSRNTMSPGPRGDVSPRVGRRVPIGAATLSAPLSLSAS, from the exons ATGAACGACAGTGCTATCGGGGATTCCCTACAAATAGGCCAGCCCACATGCCCTATCACAAAGGGGTGCATCTTGGAAGGGGAACTTGCCGTTTACAGTGGCAAG GAACATAGAATTCTCAACTTTCACAAGATCAGAAAGCACATTTTCAGATCTGGGACCTTCATTGGAACTGCACACCATTCACA GACACATTCCTGGGAACACCTCATGATTGTCTACTATGAC CTCAAGGAAATCATTACGATGATCCCAAGCCACTCGGCCCTGGTCAAACAGATTCTTATCGACTGTGACAGGCGGACAGCCAAATCGGACCTGCGCCGTGCTTTTGCCGAGTGTATCACGGCCAAGGGAGAGGGGCTTGTCCTCAAGTCAGATGGCCCCTACTTCGACTTTGACAGCATGCGAAGACCCTATAGATGCTGTGCCATCAAGCTAAAGAAGGAATACATCGGCAACTTTGGAGACATTGGGGCCTTTGCAATAGTTGGTGCCCGGTATGACGCTGCAAAAGCCAGAACTACAACATTCCTCACCTCAAGTGGGCACACTTCTGTGTGGGTTGCTTGGAAAaacagggaggaggttggacgGTTTGGCAAAAAGCCAAAGTTTGTGGTGACCAACGTGGTTGAACTCGATACAACACAACTGGCCACGATGGTGGCTTATGCCAACCCGGAATGCGTATCGGTGGACGACAACTGTCCGATTGACTTGCGGACCGAGCCAGGCATCGATGAGGGGCGACGACCGGTTTTTATTTTCCCCACGCTACCCGTCGTGGACCTCCgctgtttttcttttgacAAAGAGGGGAACACTGGTTTCTGGAGCCCAAGGTTTCCTGTCGCCACCAAAGTACACTGGGACAGAACCTTCCACGACACAATCTCTTTTCAACAGCTGCAAGAATTAGCAGAAGAGGCCAGGAACATGACAACCCCTGAGGGCACTCAAGAGATTCTCACTTGGATCGCCAATCTTCAAGGAATCGAGTCTTCGAGCCAGTCCACCGCAACCAACTCTCAGCGGTCCTTGGTATCGTCTCGGAACACCATGTCCCCAGGCCCCCGGGGTGATGTCTCGCCTCGAGTTGGCCGCCGCGTCCCAATCGGCGCTGCCACTTTGAGCGCCCCCTTGTCTTTGTCAGCCTCATAG
- the SMD3 gene encoding small nuclear ribonucleoprotein Sm D3 (COG:A; EggNog:ENOG503P34G) codes for MTSTIGIPIKLLNEAQGHIVTLEITSGQTYRGKLIEAEDNMNVQLKDITVTARDGRVSHLEQVYIRGSHVRFFIVPDMLRNAPMFRSRNVRGRGVGLARGRATVSRARASGGPPRGGR; via the exons ATGACCTCCACAATCGGCATCCCCATCAAACTCCTCAACGAGGCCCAA GGCCATATCGTAACACTGGAAATAACCTCCGGCCAAACCTACCGCGGCAAGCTCATCGAGGCAGAGGACAATATGAACGTCCAGCTCAAGGACATCACCGTCACGGCCCGCGACGGCCGCGTCTCCCACCTCGAGCAGGTCTACATCCGGGGATCTCACGTCCGGTTCTTCATCGTGCCAGACATGCTCCGCAACGCGCCCATGTTCAGGAGCAGGAACgtcagggggaggggtgtcgggttggcgagggggagggcgacGGTTAGTAGGGCTAGGGCGAGCGGGGGGCCGCCTAGGGGGGGGAGGTAA
- a CDS encoding uncharacterized protein (EggNog:ENOG503NYRV) produces MPPTLALKRALGGGIAGKNQGLFSWGRTRTSSICLFCSLSTRPLTTTTRRRPLPLREQNTRLLAGGTRSFHTTETLIPSATQMQEQQAVEPPRAKLARLLRELQIQIPEYVKSERLNLALRNLSEPPGQESIRVAILNPAREDGHENTEASKSLLRAALADELGEQAAWETQLERHNLAEEPLIVRVKASEKGTAALDTQVPTTFPEITAYSPTLGRNNLELLLAKFRPQATKTAEELEAELLVPGVQTTKPTAVISTPQTTLVPSAVHMTLLVGNGLRGALNALELAKSNPSSVIKTAVNLKSGTAVKEELEIQSQNYAYSPSQPHGLLDPNSSLPFFTVDSFAAIEGLDALRAGRAEVFSELWTEGNVKQIRDWLRANTEATDKIKPPVQHLIGSILSRAKEGLEQQERQQQLSQHNQANLVEIEATIRRLDQEIVSWAQSAHEELQSRLDSAFSNHLWRSLSWWKLFWRADDVTLNTSELVMSYFLPRAEQEVVYLAGKVAASFPTISPAISYPVDPEEKLVSTPGPTAVEMEHHGKWPVQITSTRQYLLETTVPALQALAQKLVVQSASLTGLNSVLAGLVYFSGFGAYECGAIAALGLVVALKRMQKRWDEARGYWEEEVREEGRKAVKRVEGQVARGVGDVLFRGVKTEGVGGGRGERVREVLEEADEVLRRL; encoded by the coding sequence ATGCCGCCGACATTGGCGCTTAAACGGGcgctggggggagggatagcGGGGAAGAATCAGGGATTATTCTCCTGGGGGAGAACGAGGACATCGTCGATATGCCTGTTTTGTTCCTTGTCTACACGACCCCTCACTACTACTACGAGACGACGACCGTTGCCATTGCGAGAACAGAATACCAGATTGCTGGCCGGCGGCACACGCAGTTTCCATACGACCGAGACCTTGATACCGTCTGCGACACAAATGCAAGAACAGCAAGCGGTTGAACCACCCCGCGCGAAACTAGCTCGTCTGCTTCGAGAGCTTCAAATACAGATCCCCGAATACGTCAAGAGCGAACGTTTGAACCTCGCCTTGCGCAATTTGTCGGAGCCACCAGGACAAGAGTCAATACGTGTTGCGATACTCAACCCGGCTCGAGAGGATGGACACGAGAACACAGAGGCTTCAAAGAGTTTATTACGGGCTGCCCTCGCCGACGAGCTTGGAGAACAGGCGGCATGGGAGACACAGCTGGAACGCCACAATTTGGCAGAGGAACCTTTGATCGTGCGGGTAAAGGCATCTGAGAAGGGGACAGCAGCACTGGACACCCAAGTGCCGACAACATTTCCAGAGATCACGGCCTACTCACCAACGCTGGGCCGGAATAACCTCGAGCTGTTGTTGGCAAAGTTCAGGCCGCAAGCAACCAAAACCGCAGAGGAGTTGGAGGCGGAGCTTCTTGTACCTGGCGTACAAACAACCAAGCCCACCGCAGTGATATCAACACCGCAAACAACTCTGGTCCCCTCAGCAGTACACATGACGTTATTAGTAGGCAATGGTCTCAGAGGCGCGCTCAACGCTCTCGAACTCGCCAAGTCCAACCCTTCCTCTGTGATCAAAACCGCAGTAAACCTCAAATCCGGGACCGCGGTCAAGGAAGAGCTCGAAATTCAATCACAAAACTACGCCTACTCCCCATCACAACCCCACGGCCTCCTCGACCCCAACAGCAgtctccccttcttcacagTCGACTCCTTCGCCGCCATCGAAGGCCTTGACGCCCTCCGTGCCGGCAGAGCAGAAGTCTTCAGCGAGCTCTGGACAGAAGGCAACGTCAAGCAGATCCGCGACTGGCTCAGAGCCAACACGGAAGCAACCGACAAGATCAAGCCCCCAGTCCAGCACCTCATCGGGTCTATTCTTTCCCGAGCTAAAGAGGGCCTTGAACAGCAAGAAAGACAACAGCAACTCTCCCAGCATAACCAGGCCAATCTCGTCGAAATCGAAGCAACCATCAGGCGCCTCGACCAGGAGATTGTCTCTTGGGCGCAGTCGGCCCACGAGGAACTGCAGAGTCGGCTTGACTCTGCTTTTTCCAACCACCTCTGGCGCAGCCTTAGTTGGTGGAAACTGTTTTGGAGAGCGGATGATGTCACGCTCAACACGTCGGAGCTGGTGATGTCTTATTTTTTGCCGAGGGCAGAGCAGGAAGTGGTCTACCTAGCTGGTAAAGTCGCTGCTTCATTTCCCACCATCAGCCCCGCGATAAGCTATCCTGTCGACCCGGAAGAGAAGCTGGTCTCGACACCGGGGCCGACTGCGGTTGAGATGGAACACCATGGGAAATGGCCTGTTCAAATCACGTCCACGAGACAGTATCTGCTTGAGACTACGGTCCCTGCCTTGCAGGCGTTGGCGCAGAAGCTGGTCGTCCAATCGGCTAGCTTGACGGGGTTGAACTCGGTGctggcggggttggtgtaCTTTAGTGGGTTTGGGGCGTATGAGTGTGGTGCTATTGCtgcgttggggttggtggtggcgttGAAGAGGATGCAGAAGAGGTGGGATGAGGCGAGGGGGtattgggaggaggaggtgagggaggagggaaggaaggcggtgaagagggtggaggggcaggtggcgaggggggtgggggatgttTTGTTTAGGGGGGTGAAGAcggaaggggtgggaggggggaggggggagagggtgagggaagtgttggaggaggcggacgaggttttgaggaggttgtga
- the ubc7 gene encoding ubiquitin conjugating enzyme Ubc7/UbcP3 (COG:O; EggNog:ENOG503NW12), which produces MATSTAHRRLLQEYRALTNNPPEGITAGPVTEDDLLHWEALIQGPEGTPFEGGVFAAELKFPRDYPLAPPTMKFLCDVWHPNVYPSGMVCISILHPPGDDPNHYEHASERWSPIQSVEKILISVMSMLAEPNDESPANVEAAKMWREKRGEYEERVREGVRKSLGL; this is translated from the exons ATGgcaacctccaccgcccaccgccgcctcctccaagaaTACCGCGCCctaaccaacaacccccccgaAGGCATCACCGCCGGCCCCGTAACAGAAgacgacctcctccactGGGAAGCGCTGATCCAAGGCCCCGAAGGAACCCCCTTCGAAGGAGGTGTCTTTGCCGCCGAGTTAAAATTTCCGAGGGATTACCCCCTCGCGCCACCAACGATGAAGTTTCTGTGTGATGTTTGGCATCCTAATG TCTACCCCTCCGGCATGGTCTGCATCTCAATCCTGCACCCCCCCGGCGACGACCCGAACCACTACGAGCACGCGAGCGAGCGCTGGTCCCCGATCCAGAGCGTGGAAAAGATCTTGATTAGCGTCATGAGCATGCTTGCTGAGCCGAACGATGAGAGCCCGGCGAATGTGGAGGCTGCGAAGAtgtggagggagaagaggggggagtatgaagagagggtgagggagggggtgaggaagagtttggggttgtga
- the SWA2 gene encoding auxilin-like clathrin-binding protein required for normal clathrin function (EggNog:ENOG503NZS2; COG:S) — MDDLVDLTWTAPDAGKKPAQQPTPISNPATSNLYPSLRPTPSPFNSGRNTPLSVQESGNAGTRPPTAKPAQDSFSNLLNFGPAKSNANLSLKERQEQLEAEKRRKEEERRKQAQSSFGDGRFLDSLGRNLSGSQSSLKTPSPGLAPPPQIGTPTVQSGLRKGTNISEGDEDLFAAFNASTKVDNSSHYPPPASHTPSPAPGLDLSNPSAWGKPAAVAPTSGGFGDDDDDDPFGLNQLKPKSSTPAPPPPAGDDFDILGDLGKPVDQIKKKPTPAPTFSREPEPGKAIEDSSSDSEDDRPPPPPQPSRPSRPSDDPFDRAVAQLVDYGFTPENARRGLTESGAGLNVQAAVNWLLDDAHRQAKEQAKSKGQSGSREQPSRGGGERASSQSRNGGPAWAREEHASRNRDNQSPVSMVDGDFAKTAAAVGTSLFKTANSLWKTGQKKVQKAVAELQQDGDPNQPKWMRSAQDHSGGSARREPPDVTNEAAMLEGGGPPPRKTGRSGADSRPSSNAPSRDRSPALPVRPGSGAQEPKWQQGSRPVLDPRARLGRLAAEDEGAQAYVSPARRKKTTPQPQPAPAQPEEDLLFGASSAPKPRPTAPSRSPQPSPAPRPAAARSSPMPKPAPARPPRQIPPVSAIALQSSTQHRLQGTAHFKRGDYASAHASYASSLAAIPKEHPLAILLLCNRSLTALKTGEPRQAVEDADNAVKLIGPGRGEGEHVEVQSETGTTEKRDMRELYGKALTRKAEALEQMEKWADALAVWQTCVEAGLGGATAAAGRQRCQKALAPKPAPRPASAPARPRPAAATGHKSAEAVRRLREANQAAEKEGDEKFQLADKVDARIAAWRDGKRDNLRALLTSLDGVLWEGSGWKKVGLHELVMANKVKVVYMKAIAKTHPDKIAHDATTEVRMIAGTVFSTLNEAWDKFKAENQL; from the exons ATGGATGATCTCGTTGACCTGACCTGGACAGCTCCCGATGCCGGGAAGAAGCCCGCGCAACAACCGACGCCGATCTCGAACCCCGCGACCTCCAACCTCTACCCTTCGCTGCGCCCGACTCCTTCGCCCTTCAACTCGGGGCGCAACACGCCGCTGTCAGTCCAGGAGTCCGGAAATGCTGGCACCAGACCTCCCACCGCCAAGCCCGCGCAGGACAGCTtcagcaacctcctcaactttGGCCCTGCCAAGAGTAACGCGAACCTGAGCTTGAAGGAACGGCAGGAACAGTTGGAGGCAGAGAAGCGcagaaaggaggaggagagaaggaaaCAAGCCCAGTCGAGCTTTGGGGATGGACGTTTCTTGGACTCGCTGGGACGGAACCTCTCTGGATCCCAGAGCTCTTTGAAGACGCCTTCACCAGGGCTAGCTCCACCGCCGCAAATAGGGACACCGACCGTACAATCTGGATTACGAAAGGGAACAAACATATcagagggagatgaggatTTGTTTGCAGCATTCAATGCCAGCACCAAGGTCGATAACTCGAGCCACTACCCACCACCCGCTTCCCATACTCCTTCGCCCGCGCCAGGCTTGGACTTGAGCAATCCAAGTGCGTGGGGTAAGCCAGCAGCTGTGGCTCCCACTTCTGGAGGATTtggtgacgacgacgacgacgacccgTTTGGGCTGAACCAGCTCAAGCCCAAATCAAGCACCCCAGCGCCCCCACCTCCTGCCGGTGATGACTTTGACATTCTGGGGGATCTGGGTAAGCCAGTGGATCAGATCAAAAAGAAGCCAACTCCAGCTCCGACATTCTCGCGAGAGCCCGAACCCGGAaaggccattgaagattcATCTTCGGATTCTGAGGATGaccgaccaccaccgccgccacaaCCCTCGAGACCATCCAGGCCATCGGATGATCCTTTTGACAGAGCGGTTGCTCAGCTGGTGGACTACGGATTTACCCCTGAAAATGCCAGAAGGGGGCTTACTGAAAGTGGGGCTGGGCTTAACGTTCAAGCAGCGGTAAACTGGCTTCTGGATGATGCCCACCGCCAGGCCAAGGAGCAGGCCAAGTCAAAGGGACAAAGCGGCTCGCGAGAACAGCCCTCCAGAGGCGGTGGCGAGCGCGCTTCTAGTCAATCACGGAATGGTGGTCCTGCTTGGGCAAGAGAGGAGCACGCCTCAAGAAATAGAGACAACCAATCTCCCGTTTCCATGGTGGACGGTGACTTTGCGaaaactgctgctgccgtaGGTACCAGTCTTTTCAAGACGGCCAACAGCCTTTGGAAAACAGGCCAGAAAAAGGTACAGAAAGCCGTCGCCGAACTTCAGCAAGATGGTGACCCGAATCAACCGAAATGGATGCGGTCTGCCCAGGATCATTCGGGAGGGAGCGCCAGGAGGGAGCCGCCCGACGTCACGAATGAAGCCGCGATGTTGGAAGGTGGCGGGCCGCCCCCGAGGAAAACAGGAAGATCCGGTGCCGACAGTCGACCATCCAGCAACGCGCCATCGCGTGACAGATCTCCAGCCCTCCCGGTCCGGCCTGGATCGGGTGCCCAAGAACCAAAGTGGCAGCAAGGCTCCCGGCCAGTTCTCGATCCACGTGCCAGACTTGGCAGGCTTGcggccgaggacgagggtgcTCAAGCCTATGTCAGTCCAGCACgcaggaagaagacgacaccacagccacagccagcACCGGCGCAGCCGGAAGAAGACCTGCTGTTTGGTGCCTCCTCAGCACCAAAGCCGCGACCCACAGCTCCATCTCGATCACCTCAACCGTCACCCGCCCCTcgtccagcagcagcccgtTCATCACCAATGCCCAAGCCAGCCCCTGCTCGCCCGCCACGTCAGATCCCTCCAGTATCAGCAATCGCCCTCCAGTCCTCCACCCAACACCGTCTCCAAGGCACCGCCCACTTCAAGCGCGGCGACTACGCATCTGCTCACGCTTCATACGCCTCCTCTCTCGCCGCCATTCCAAAAGAAcaccccctcgccatcctcctgcTCTGCAACCGCTCCCTCACGGCCCTCAAAACAGGCGAACCCCGCCAGGCGGTCGAGGACGCCGACAACGCCGTCAAGCTCATTGGCCCGGGCAGGGGCGAGGGCGAGCACGTCGAGGTCCAAAGCGAAACCGGCACCACCGAAAAAAGAGACATGCGCGAGCTGTACGGCAAGGCCCTCACCCGCAAAGCGGAAGCTCTCGAGCAGATGGAGAAGTGGGCTGACGCCCTCGCCGTCTGGCAGACGTGTGTTGAGgctggtcttggtggtgccACCGCCGCGGCGGGGAGGCAACGCTGCCAGAAGGCGCTTGCGCCGAAACCCGCTCCGAGACCGGCCTCTGCCCCAGCTCGTCCGAGACCAGCGGCTGCTACCGGTCATAAAAGCGCCGAGGCGGTGAGGAGACTGCGGGAGGCGAATCAAGCTGctgagaaggaaggggatgagAAGTTCCAGCTGGCTGATAAAGTCGATGCGAGGATCGCGGCGTGGAGGGATGGCAAGAGGGATAACTTGCGGGCGTTGCTCACGAGCTTGGATGGTGTGCtgtgggaggggagcggGTGGAAGAAGGTTGGGTTGCATgagctggtgatggcgaACAAGGTCAAGGTTGTTTACATGAAGGCTATTGCTAAGACGCATCCTGATAAG ATTGCGCACGACGCGACGACGGAGGTTAGGATGATTGCCGGGACGGTGTTTAGCACGCTGAATGAGGCGTGGGATAAGTTCAAGGCGGAGAATCAGCTGTAG
- a CDS encoding uncharacterized protein (COG:S; EggNog:ENOG503NZD3): MKVTNSLAAVLASAGLSEAFWRMECRGRAGLARLDPIVAPGRVSQHAHAIFGSSGFSMNSGHAELAAGSCTSCAAVEDKSAYWSPQMYFKHEDGTFEEVTQAGGMLAYYLLNKDAGNPDKGVKAFPNGFRMVAGDSNRRNYSIGSRNFKDADPEKSLWAMLGETSQEDLAQRAVGFNCLDYNKTPEGALVRHYLPEKGYLDGNCPDGIRLELMFPSCWNGKDLDSANHKSHVAYPDLITDGWCPKGFDTKLPSLMFEIIYETNKFKGIPGEFVMANGDAQGFGFHGDFASGWDEEFLQDAVETCTDPSGLLSACPLFNLQSEDEQRQCQIELPEDLVNEKVTGKRGKSLPGDVPIRYGPAPANVQAPGADQTSHIPVPTVTYQPAESSAYQPGGIFNGDAPSSNSSSSSEEVKVTALAQPEPEPEPTPAPTPTPSEAPLPSGYELVRTEYVTNGKVVSKIVVIETVEYVMLAAATEIETVTVTATLDAQKARRGLNHLHRHRHAGSH; the protein is encoded by the exons ATGAAAGTCACAAACTCTCTCGCCGCGGTTCTCGCCTCCGCCGGCCTCTCTGAGGCCTTCTGGCGCATGGAGTGCCGTGGTCGCGCAGGCTTGGCCCGTTTGGATCCCATTGTCGCCCCTGGCAGGGTTTCTCAGCACGCCCATGCTATTTTTGGTTCCAGTG GTTTCTCCATGAACTCGGGACACGCTGAGCTCGCTGCTGGCTCGTGCACCTCGTGCGCCGCTGTCGAGGACAAGTCGGCCTACTGGTCTCCCCAGATGTACTTCAAGCACGAGGATGGCACCTTTGAGGAGGTCACACAGGCGGGCGGTATGCTCGCATACTATCTCCTCAACAAGGACGCTGGCAATCCAGACAAGGGTGTCAAGGCCTTCCCCAACGGCTTCCGCATGGTTGCCGGCGACAGCAACCGCCGCAACTACTCTATCGGCAGCCGCAACTTCAAGGATGCCGATCCCGAGAAGTCTCTATGGGCCATGCTCGGCGAAACGAGCCAGGAGGATCTCGCCCAGCGTGCTGTCGGCTTCAACTGCCTCGACTACAATAAAACCCCCGAGGGTGCCTTGGTGCGCCACTATCTCCCCGAGAAGGGTTACCTCGATGGCAACTGCCCCGACGGCATCCGTTTGGAGCTCATGTTCCCCTCGTGCTGGAATGGCAAGGACTTGGACTCGGCCAACCACAAGTCTCACGTCGCATATCCCGACCTTATTACGGATGGGTGGTGCCCCAAGGGATTTGACACCAAGCTTCCCAGTCTGATGTTCGAAATCATCTACGAGACCAACAAGTTCAAGGGAATCCCTGGCGAGTTTGTCATGGCCAACGGTGATGCTCAGG GTTTCGGTTTCCACGGTGACTTCGCCAGCGGCTGGGACGAGGAGTTCCTCCAGGATGCTGTCGAGACCTGCACTGACCCCAGCGGTTTGCTTTCGGCTTGCCCCTTGTTCAACCTTCAGAGCGAGGATGAGCAGCGCCAGTGCCAGATTGAGCTCCCCGAGGATCTCGTCAACGAGAAGGTCACTGGAAAGCGCGGAAAATCTCTTCCCGGAGATGTTCCTATCCGCTATGGGCCGGCTCCTGCTAATGTCCAGGCCCCAGGAGCGGACCAGACCAGCCACATTCCGGTTCCCACCGTCACCTACCAGCCTGCCGAGTCCTCTGCCTACCAACCCGGCGGTATCTTCAACGGCGACGCCCCCAGCTCCAACTCGAGCTCAAGTTctgaggaggtcaaggtcaCTGCCCTTGCTCagcccgagcccgagccTGAGCCGACCCCTGCACCCACCCCTACCCCCTCCGAggctcccctcccctccggcTACGAACTGGTTCGCACCGAGTATGTCACCAACGGCAAGGTTGTCAGCAAGATTGTCGTCATCGAGACCGTCGAGTACGTCATGCTGGCTGCTGCCACCGAGATTGAGACCGTCACCGTAACAGCCACTCTTGATGCCCAGAAGGCTCGCCGCGggctcaaccacctccaccgccacagGCACGCGGGATCGCACTAA